In Kitasatospora sp. NBC_00240, the following are encoded in one genomic region:
- a CDS encoding IclR family transcriptional regulator has protein sequence MTEKATDDGPAPAAPAGRRTAPAAPGDRNQSSSLRRALAVLGHVRDHANGGRGVPLGQLAEELGLNKSTVLRLTGPLLDEHLLDRDRETGWFRLGHGALRLGQAYLSTLDLRSVAAEHLRRLQREAGETVHLTVWESPGIVYVDKVEDETNVRMASRVGSRAPAYCTATGKAILAWLPDTEVEAVVDAGLRPVTTWTISDADRLRADLTRIRTRGYSIDDRENEPEVRCVAAPIFDHTGEVTAALSVSGLISRMTAARVRNLGPVVAQVGLRISRELGSDRQPTESTGRAPKA, from the coding sequence ATGACCGAGAAAGCCACCGACGACGGGCCGGCCCCGGCGGCACCGGCCGGGCGCAGGACCGCGCCGGCGGCGCCGGGCGACCGGAACCAGTCCTCCTCGCTGCGCCGCGCGCTCGCCGTCCTCGGCCACGTCCGGGACCACGCCAACGGCGGACGCGGGGTGCCGCTCGGCCAGCTCGCGGAGGAGCTCGGCCTCAACAAGAGCACCGTGCTGCGGCTCACCGGCCCGCTGCTCGACGAGCACCTGCTCGACCGCGACCGGGAGACCGGCTGGTTCCGCCTCGGCCACGGCGCGCTGCGGCTCGGCCAGGCCTACCTGTCCACCCTCGACCTGCGCAGTGTCGCCGCCGAACACCTGCGCCGGCTGCAGCGCGAGGCCGGCGAGACCGTCCACCTGACGGTCTGGGAGAGCCCCGGCATCGTGTACGTCGACAAGGTCGAGGACGAGACCAACGTCCGGATGGCCTCCCGGGTCGGCAGCCGCGCCCCCGCCTACTGCACGGCCACCGGCAAGGCGATCCTGGCCTGGTTGCCCGACACCGAGGTCGAGGCGGTGGTCGACGCCGGACTGCGGCCGGTCACCACGTGGACGATCTCCGACGCCGACCGGCTGCGCGCCGACCTCACCAGGATCCGCACCCGCGGCTACTCGATAGACGACCGGGAGAACGAGCCCGAGGTCCGCTGTGTGGCGGCGCCCATCTTCGACCACACCGGCGAGGTCACGGCGGCCCTCTCGGTGTCCGGCCTGATCTCCCGGATGACCGCCGCCCGGGTGCGTAACCTGGGCCCGGTGGTCGCCCAGGTCGGCCTGCGCATCTCCCGCGAACTCGGCTCGGACCGGCAGCCCACGGAGAGCACCGGACGGGCGCCCAAGGCCTGA
- a CDS encoding carbohydrate-binding protein: MTAPTRTRLRPRRVRALLATLSTAALLAVGLAGAMNDANAVVPAPAGWTQVFADDFNGPAGTGVNTANWRYTTGTGYPGGPGGFGTGEVETMTSSTGNVSLDGGGNLRITPVRDGAGNWTSGRIETNREDFQPPAGGKLRVEARMQLPNVTGAAAKGYWPAFWMLGTPYRGNWWNWPGVGEIDIMENVQGINNEWATMHCGTSPGGPCNEKSGIGGQKVCSPGTCQSGFHTYGMEWDRSTSPEQVRFYLDGVQFHSVSANQMDAGTWAAATNHGYFLILNVAMGGEFPAAFGGGPDAGTASGVPLTVDYVGVWQAGPGGGTPTPTPTPTATPTATPTGTPTATPTATPTATPVPGNRDAYATIQAESYDGQAGTVLEACSEGGQDLGTLANGDWALYKGVNFGSSAAHQFNARVASGAAGGVSGLVEVRLDSRTSAPIGSFAVANTGGAQSWRSVPANIAAVTGTHDVYLTFTSGQPADFVNLNWFTFGH, translated from the coding sequence ATGACCGCACCAACCCGCACACGGCTCCGGCCGCGCCGCGTCAGAGCCCTGCTCGCGACCCTCTCCACGGCCGCGCTGCTGGCCGTCGGACTGGCCGGCGCGATGAACGACGCCAACGCGGTCGTCCCGGCCCCGGCCGGCTGGACCCAGGTCTTCGCCGACGACTTCAACGGCCCGGCCGGTACCGGCGTCAACACCGCCAACTGGCGCTACACCACCGGGACCGGCTACCCGGGCGGCCCCGGCGGCTTCGGCACCGGCGAGGTCGAGACGATGACCTCCAGCACCGGCAACGTGTCACTCGACGGCGGCGGGAACCTCCGGATCACCCCGGTCCGCGACGGCGCCGGGAACTGGACCTCCGGCCGGATCGAGACCAACCGCGAGGACTTCCAGCCGCCGGCCGGCGGCAAGCTCCGGGTCGAGGCCCGGATGCAGCTCCCCAACGTCACCGGCGCCGCGGCCAAGGGCTACTGGCCCGCGTTCTGGATGCTCGGCACGCCCTACCGGGGCAACTGGTGGAACTGGCCGGGCGTCGGCGAGATCGACATCATGGAGAACGTCCAGGGCATCAACAACGAGTGGGCCACGATGCACTGCGGCACCAGCCCCGGTGGCCCCTGCAACGAGAAGAGCGGCATCGGCGGCCAGAAGGTGTGCAGCCCGGGCACCTGCCAGAGCGGCTTCCACACCTACGGCATGGAGTGGGACCGCAGCACCAGCCCCGAGCAGGTGCGGTTCTACCTCGACGGGGTGCAGTTCCACTCGGTGAGCGCCAACCAGATGGACGCCGGGACGTGGGCGGCCGCGACCAACCACGGCTACTTCCTGATCCTCAACGTGGCCATGGGGGGCGAGTTCCCGGCGGCCTTCGGCGGCGGCCCGGACGCCGGCACCGCCTCGGGAGTGCCGCTGACCGTCGACTACGTCGGTGTCTGGCAGGCAGGCCCCGGCGGTGGTACCCCGACGCCGACCCCGACCCCGACCGCCACGCCCACCGCCACCCCGACGGGCACCCCCACCGCCACGCCCACCGCCACGCCCACCGCCACCCCGGTGCCCGGCAACCGGGACGCCTACGCCACGATCCAGGCCGAGTCCTACGACGGGCAGGCCGGCACCGTCCTGGAGGCCTGCAGCGAGGGCGGCCAGGATCTGGGCACGCTCGCCAACGGCGACTGGGCGCTCTACAAGGGCGTCAACTTCGGCAGCAGCGCGGCACACCAGTTCAACGCCCGGGTGGCGAGCGGCGCCGCCGGCGGTGTCAGCGGACTCGTCGAGGTCCGCCTCGACAGCCGTACCAGCGCGCCGATCGGCTCCTTCGCCGTCGCCAACACCGGTGGCGCGCAGAGCTGGCGGTCCGTGCCCGCCAACATCGCCGCCGTCACCGGCACCCACGACGTCTACCTGACGTTCACCAGCGGCCAGCCGGCCGACTTCGTCAACCTCAACTGGTTCACCTTCGGCCACTGA
- a CDS encoding carbohydrate ABC transporter permease — MSAPTTTAPAASAPPAGRRRGAGPAAPPRGRRRTPLLLLLPAAVILIPLVAYPIYQLGLLSVLDFGQAQASGGVPTRFVGLDNYRGILTDQQFWTVLAQTVGFAAFCVVATLVVGAALAVLLTRIGRTARLVLTTASMAAWAAPATTGSTVWSFLFDTNLGLVNDVLVKLGLSGFHEYNWFYDRWTAFLIVGAVVVWHSYPFVMVTLYAGINAIPTEILEAASLDGASTWTTFRRVTAPMLRPILTIVVIQSVIWDFKVFTQIYVMTTGGGIAGQNLVLNVYAYQKAFASSQYGLGAAIGVIMLLILVIPTALYIRTLRRTGNEL, encoded by the coding sequence GTGTCCGCACCCACCACGACCGCCCCGGCGGCGTCCGCTCCCCCCGCGGGGCGCCGCCGGGGCGCCGGCCCGGCCGCGCCCCCGCGCGGCCGGCGCCGCACCCCGCTGCTGCTGCTCCTGCCGGCCGCCGTCATCCTGATCCCGCTGGTCGCGTACCCGATCTACCAGCTCGGCCTGCTGTCGGTGCTCGACTTCGGCCAGGCGCAGGCGTCGGGCGGCGTGCCCACCCGCTTCGTCGGCCTCGACAACTACCGCGGCATCCTGACGGACCAGCAGTTCTGGACGGTGCTGGCCCAGACCGTCGGCTTCGCGGCCTTCTGCGTGGTCGCGACGCTGGTGGTGGGCGCGGCCCTCGCCGTCCTGCTGACCAGGATCGGCCGGACCGCCCGGCTGGTGCTGACCACCGCCTCGATGGCCGCCTGGGCGGCGCCGGCGACGACCGGCTCGACGGTGTGGAGCTTCCTGTTCGACACCAACCTGGGCCTGGTCAACGACGTCCTGGTGAAGCTGGGCCTGTCGGGCTTCCACGAGTACAACTGGTTCTACGACAGGTGGACGGCGTTCCTGATCGTCGGCGCGGTGGTGGTCTGGCACTCCTACCCGTTCGTGATGGTGACGCTGTACGCGGGCATCAACGCGATCCCGACCGAGATCCTGGAGGCGGCGTCGCTGGACGGCGCCAGCACCTGGACGACGTTCCGCCGGGTCACCGCACCGATGCTGCGGCCGATCCTCACCATCGTGGTGATCCAGTCGGTGATCTGGGACTTCAAGGTCTTCACCCAGATCTACGTGATGACCACGGGCGGCGGCATCGCCGGGCAGAACCTGGTGCTCAACGTGTACGCGTACCAGAAGGCCTTCGCCTCCTCGCAGTACGGGCTCGGCGCCGCCATCGGCGTGATCATGCTGCTGATCCTGGTCATCCCGACCGCCCTCTACATCCGCACCCTGCGACGTACGGGGAACGAACTGTGA
- a CDS encoding carbohydrate ABC transporter permease, translated as MNTRSRWRLAADTTAYLVAVVAAFPIFWMVLSAFKPKGEVQSLHPKPWTTHPTLESFRQVLGVDGFGRYFLNSVVIALAVVVLSGVVVFLAAVAVTRFRFRFRTTVMVMFLIAQMIPVEALTIPLFFMFRDAGRFAPGIGLNTLASLILVQLAFSLPFGIWMMRGFVAAVPVSIEEAAQIDGASRTRILWRILLPLVAPGLAATSVFSFIAAWNDFVFAKTFIISATQNQTLPSALLVFFKPDENDWGGIMAASTLMTLPVLVFFVAVQRKLVSGLAGAVKD; from the coding sequence GTGAACACCCGCAGCCGCTGGCGCCTCGCCGCCGACACCACCGCCTACCTGGTGGCCGTGGTCGCCGCCTTCCCGATCTTCTGGATGGTGCTGTCCGCGTTCAAGCCCAAGGGTGAGGTGCAGTCGCTGCACCCGAAGCCCTGGACGACGCACCCCACCTTGGAGAGCTTCCGGCAGGTCCTGGGCGTGGACGGCTTCGGCCGGTACTTCCTGAACAGCGTGGTGATCGCGCTGGCGGTGGTGGTGCTCTCCGGCGTGGTGGTCTTCCTGGCCGCGGTGGCGGTGACCCGGTTCAGGTTCCGGTTCCGGACCACCGTCATGGTGATGTTCCTGATCGCCCAGATGATCCCGGTCGAGGCGCTGACCATCCCGCTGTTCTTCATGTTCCGCGACGCGGGCAGGTTCGCCCCCGGCATCGGCCTGAACACGCTGGCCTCGCTGATCCTGGTGCAGCTGGCCTTCTCGCTGCCGTTCGGGATCTGGATGATGCGGGGCTTCGTCGCGGCCGTGCCGGTCTCCATCGAGGAGGCCGCCCAGATCGACGGCGCGAGCCGCACCCGCATCCTGTGGCGGATCCTGCTGCCGCTGGTGGCACCGGGCCTGGCCGCGACCAGCGTGTTCTCGTTCATCGCGGCCTGGAACGACTTCGTCTTCGCGAAGACCTTCATCATCAGCGCCACCCAGAACCAGACCCTCCCCTCCGCCCTGCTGGTCTTCTTCAAGCCGGACGAGAACGACTGGGGCGGGATCATGGCGGCGTCCACCCTGATGACGCTGCCGGTGCTGGTCTTCTTCGTGGCCGTCCAGCGCAAGCTGGTCTCCGGGCTGGCGGGCGCGGTCAAGGACTGA
- a CDS encoding formylglycine-generating enzyme family protein, which translates to MLACCAPQNPSSGQHASCGRQSAGPALLTLALPAARPPAPPAAPSPAALRAARGLLDLPGGRFLMGTDDPAGFPADGEGPVREVGVGAFRIAPTTVTNAEFASFVKETGHTTDAERFGFSFVFGGFLSEELRAASRTVAGTPWWHAVEGADWRRPEGPGSGFAARQNHPVVHVSWNDAQAYCAWSGTRLPTEAEWEYAARGGLAQRRYPWGDELAPGGREMLNIWQGAFPTSNTGRHRGTAPVRSYRPNGFGLFNTVGNVWEWCADRFSADFHRTGPRTDPAGPPSGGARVMRGGSHMCHDSYCNRYRVAARSSNTPDSSTGNIGFRVAAGH; encoded by the coding sequence ATGCTCGCCTGCTGCGCCCCGCAGAACCCCTCGTCCGGCCAGCACGCCTCCTGCGGCCGGCAATCGGCCGGCCCGGCGCTGCTCACCCTGGCGCTCCCGGCTGCCCGGCCGCCGGCCCCGCCCGCGGCGCCGTCCCCCGCCGCGCTGCGGGCCGCCCGCGGCCTGCTCGACCTGCCCGGCGGGCGGTTCCTGATGGGCACCGACGACCCCGCGGGCTTCCCCGCCGACGGCGAGGGGCCGGTCCGCGAGGTGGGGGTCGGCGCGTTCCGGATCGCCCCGACGACCGTCACCAACGCCGAGTTCGCCTCCTTCGTCAAGGAGACCGGCCACACCACCGACGCCGAACGCTTCGGCTTCTCCTTCGTCTTCGGCGGCTTCCTGTCCGAGGAGCTGCGGGCCGCCTCCCGCACGGTCGCCGGCACGCCCTGGTGGCACGCGGTGGAGGGCGCGGACTGGCGCCGCCCCGAAGGTCCCGGGTCCGGCTTCGCCGCCCGGCAGAACCACCCGGTGGTGCACGTCTCCTGGAACGACGCCCAGGCGTACTGCGCGTGGTCCGGCACCCGGCTGCCCACCGAGGCCGAATGGGAGTACGCCGCGCGCGGCGGCCTGGCGCAGCGCCGCTACCCGTGGGGTGACGAACTGGCCCCGGGCGGGCGGGAGATGCTCAACATCTGGCAGGGCGCCTTCCCGACCTCGAACACCGGCCGGCACCGCGGCACCGCCCCCGTCCGCTCCTACCGCCCGAACGGCTTCGGCCTCTTCAACACGGTCGGGAACGTCTGGGAGTGGTGCGCCGACCGCTTCAGCGCGGACTTCCACCGCACGGGGCCGCGGACCGACCCGGCGGGCCCGCCGAGCGGCGGCGCACGGGTGATGCGCGGCGGCTCGCACATGTGCCACGACTCCTACTGCAACCGCTACCGGGTGGCCGCCCGCAGCTCCAACACGCCCGACAGCTCCACCGGGAACATCGGCTTCCGGGTGGCGGCGGGCCACTGA
- a CDS encoding cytochrome P450, with protein sequence MTQPGPRPTALYGPAFAADPHGHYDRLRGHGASAPVEIAPGVEALLVTDYQAALDVLRDSDTFSKDPRAWQREQPPTSPVLPVLGWRPTALFSDGEVHARYRQVITDGLALIEPHVLQARVAQVAQELIRGFDGSGTADLIAQYARQLPLFVFNTWFGVPEEHSNRLVAGMSGMMESTEKAAAAYADFVEVVAGMVADRRVRGRQDLTSWFLNHPAGLENDEVVRQITLTMSAGHEPTTNLIGNSLLRILTDDRYAGSLFGGAMTAHQAIDEVLWHEPPLANLSAHYPRYDLTFHGRRITAGQLLLVSYAAANSQAAPTSESMHVRSGESAHLAWAAGPHSCPAREPALLIAITAIEQLTSRLGDLELSVPQPELLWRPGPFHRALVHLPVRFTPVAGEAAGRSGRQAAAHH encoded by the coding sequence GTGACCCAGCCCGGCCCCCGACCCACCGCCCTCTACGGCCCGGCCTTCGCCGCGGACCCGCACGGCCACTACGACCGGCTGCGCGGCCACGGCGCCTCCGCACCGGTCGAGATCGCGCCCGGCGTGGAGGCGCTGCTGGTCACCGATTACCAGGCCGCGCTGGACGTGCTGCGCGACAGCGACACCTTCTCCAAGGACCCGCGTGCCTGGCAGCGCGAGCAGCCCCCGACGTCGCCGGTCCTGCCGGTGCTGGGCTGGCGGCCGACCGCGCTGTTCAGCGACGGGGAGGTGCACGCGCGCTACCGCCAGGTGATCACCGACGGCCTGGCCCTGATCGAGCCGCACGTGCTGCAGGCGCGGGTGGCCCAGGTCGCGCAGGAGCTCATCCGGGGGTTCGACGGCTCCGGTACGGCCGACCTGATCGCCCAGTACGCCCGCCAGCTGCCGCTGTTCGTCTTCAACACCTGGTTCGGCGTGCCCGAGGAGCACAGCAACCGGCTGGTGGCCGGCATGTCCGGGATGATGGAGTCCACCGAGAAGGCGGCCGCGGCCTACGCCGACTTCGTCGAGGTGGTCGCCGGGATGGTCGCCGACCGGCGGGTCCGCGGCCGGCAGGACCTGACCTCCTGGTTCCTGAACCACCCGGCGGGGCTGGAGAACGACGAGGTGGTACGGCAGATCACCCTGACCATGAGCGCCGGGCACGAGCCCACCACCAACCTCATCGGCAACTCGCTGCTGCGGATCCTGACCGACGACCGCTACGCGGGCTCACTGTTCGGCGGCGCGATGACCGCCCACCAGGCGATCGACGAAGTGCTGTGGCACGAGCCGCCGTTGGCCAACCTGTCGGCGCACTACCCGCGGTACGACCTGACCTTCCACGGCCGCCGGATCACCGCCGGGCAGCTGCTGCTGGTCTCCTACGCGGCGGCCAACTCCCAGGCGGCGCCGACCTCGGAGAGCATGCACGTCCGCAGCGGCGAGAGCGCGCACCTGGCCTGGGCGGCCGGCCCGCACTCCTGCCCGGCCCGCGAGCCGGCGCTGCTGATCGCGATCACCGCGATCGAGCAGCTCACCAGCCGGCTGGGGGACTTGGAGCTGTCCGTCCCGCAGCCCGAACTGCTGTGGCGGCCCGGCCCGTTCCACCGTGCTCTGGTGCACCTCCCGGTCCGCTTCACGCCGGTCGCGGGCGAGGCGGCGGGCCGGTCCGGTCGGCAGGCGGCGGCGCACCACTGA
- a CDS encoding extracellular solute-binding protein, whose product MRLIRWTATAAALTVGCLALSACSPGTALPAEGKAADDRTGTLQVWLYNEAGNAPKEAVVAKAVTEFQAAHQGVTVDVSYIDTDAAARAAKMKGAFNDPSSAPDLVEFGNTDLPGYVAAGGLAEIGAELDGWSAKGDLDPAIARTAVLDGKTYGLPWWVGVRALYYRTDLFTEAGLAAPTSYDELVAATKAVHAQHPDTFGIAVGGKYTFGALPFVWDAGGDIATKAGDTYSAAIDSAASQAGVKRYTDLFGADGCPAQQCADLTGGKTVDLFAAGKAAMAILPNSSRSKVDAGPAKGKYAVVPLPGSKAGSIAPAFAGGNNLGVMKAAKHRTLAVEFAELLAGPANQQAMYDAMGNLPTLKSVNTAVAAKDAFLKPFTDTIAAGTRFVPMDQGWAQIDAQAVVPTLLQQVVTGKADVAKASGDAAQQINTAFTAH is encoded by the coding sequence ATGCGACTCATCAGATGGACCGCCACGGCCGCCGCGCTGACCGTGGGCTGCCTCGCGCTGTCGGCCTGTTCGCCCGGCACCGCCCTGCCCGCCGAGGGCAAGGCCGCCGACGACCGGACCGGCACCCTGCAGGTCTGGCTCTACAACGAGGCCGGCAACGCGCCCAAGGAGGCGGTGGTCGCCAAGGCGGTCACCGAGTTCCAGGCGGCCCACCAGGGTGTCACCGTCGACGTGAGTTACATCGACACCGACGCGGCGGCCCGCGCGGCGAAGATGAAGGGTGCCTTCAACGACCCGTCCAGCGCCCCCGACCTGGTGGAGTTCGGCAACACCGACCTCCCCGGTTACGTGGCAGCCGGCGGCCTCGCCGAGATCGGTGCCGAGCTGGACGGCTGGTCCGCCAAGGGCGACCTCGACCCGGCCATCGCCAGGACCGCCGTGCTGGACGGCAAGACCTACGGCCTGCCCTGGTGGGTCGGCGTGCGGGCGCTGTACTACCGCACGGACCTGTTCACCGAGGCCGGGCTCGCCGCCCCCACCTCGTACGACGAACTGGTCGCCGCGACCAAGGCGGTGCACGCCCAGCACCCGGACACCTTCGGCATCGCCGTCGGCGGCAAGTACACCTTCGGCGCGCTGCCGTTCGTCTGGGACGCGGGCGGCGACATCGCCACCAAGGCCGGCGACACGTACAGCGCCGCCATCGACTCGGCCGCCTCGCAGGCCGGCGTCAAGCGGTACACCGACCTGTTCGGCGCCGACGGCTGCCCGGCCCAGCAGTGCGCGGACCTCACCGGCGGCAAGACCGTCGACCTGTTCGCCGCCGGCAAGGCGGCGATGGCGATCCTGCCCAACTCCAGCCGCAGCAAGGTCGACGCCGGCCCGGCCAAGGGCAAGTACGCGGTCGTCCCGCTGCCCGGCAGCAAGGCCGGCTCGATCGCCCCGGCCTTCGCCGGCGGCAACAACCTCGGCGTGATGAAGGCGGCCAAGCACCGCACCCTGGCCGTCGAGTTCGCCGAACTGCTCGCCGGCCCCGCGAACCAGCAGGCCATGTACGACGCGATGGGCAACCTGCCGACCCTCAAGTCGGTCAACACCGCGGTCGCCGCCAAGGACGCGTTCCTCAAGCCGTTCACCGACACCATCGCGGCCGGCACCCGGTTCGTCCCGATGGACCAGGGCTGGGCGCAGATCGACGCGCAGGCGGTCGTCCCGACCCTGCTCCAGCAGGTCGTCACCGGCAAGGCCGACGTGGCCAAGGCGTCCGGCGACGCGGCGCAGCAGATCAACACCGCCTTCACGGCGCACTGA
- a CDS encoding beta-1,3-glucanase family protein yields the protein MTLSRRSTPGLLLAALLLLCAAFAGAAPASAAADYTQGVTAAGTGQAQFWFKPTAPAALVDVHYLVNGSGQQNFRMDNATGTWTRTATGLPAGAAVDYWFTYEKGGPLFDTPHFAWTVGTGGSTPPPSGGGGTLPPGGTGTFPVVFQNNTRGIWPDSQVYVLVLGMATPGQWSYLRPDGTLAHISHLEESAPGHLTKNGRNYAAMSFSLARAATVTVPSGLEGARMYLSVGSPMYIPISPDDAGWGGPDLLNPADPNADVYFDWYEFTYRYGVIPFGGNTTQVDMFGFPVTARLEQSATGYDQTVGITLTRDQVRAQYATAVGPAFRPLATSYRITAPRSAASFRPGGAQAGYLQPAIDQAWSYYTANQFTLTRLNQTFTGRVVNGRLQFTKDGAGPYFLSKPTTADVTACAGALASAGMNTTELELGAEFCAAFNRGVAIDTAKWYAPGAYYPAATAKNDYAGFFHTVGLGHRAYGFAYDDINDQSSVRILPNADPPSRLTIGIGG from the coding sequence ATGACCCTGTCCCGTCGTTCCACCCCGGGCCTGCTCCTGGCCGCGCTGCTGCTGCTCTGCGCGGCGTTCGCGGGAGCCGCGCCCGCCAGTGCCGCCGCCGACTACACCCAGGGCGTCACCGCGGCCGGCACCGGCCAGGCCCAGTTCTGGTTCAAGCCCACCGCCCCCGCCGCCCTGGTCGACGTCCACTACCTGGTCAACGGCTCGGGCCAGCAGAACTTCCGGATGGACAACGCCACCGGCACCTGGACCAGGACCGCCACGGGACTGCCGGCCGGTGCCGCGGTCGACTACTGGTTCACCTACGAGAAGGGCGGACCGCTCTTCGACACCCCGCACTTCGCCTGGACGGTCGGCACCGGCGGCAGCACACCGCCCCCCAGCGGCGGAGGCGGCACGCTCCCGCCCGGCGGTACCGGCACCTTCCCCGTGGTGTTCCAGAACAACACCCGCGGCATCTGGCCGGACAGTCAGGTCTACGTGCTCGTCCTCGGGATGGCCACCCCGGGTCAGTGGTCCTACCTGCGGCCTGACGGCACCCTGGCGCACATCAGCCATCTGGAGGAGAGCGCCCCGGGTCACCTCACCAAGAACGGCCGCAACTACGCCGCGATGTCCTTCTCCCTCGCCCGGGCCGCCACCGTCACCGTCCCGAGCGGGCTGGAGGGCGCCCGGATGTACCTCTCGGTCGGCTCGCCGATGTACATCCCGATCTCGCCGGACGACGCCGGCTGGGGCGGCCCCGACCTGCTGAACCCCGCCGACCCCAACGCCGACGTGTACTTCGACTGGTACGAGTTCACCTACCGGTACGGCGTGATCCCGTTCGGCGGCAACACCACCCAGGTCGACATGTTCGGGTTCCCGGTCACCGCCCGGCTGGAGCAGTCGGCCACCGGCTACGACCAGACCGTCGGCATCACGCTGACCCGTGACCAGGTCCGCGCGCAGTACGCCACCGCGGTGGGCCCGGCCTTCCGTCCGCTCGCCACGTCCTACCGGATCACCGCACCGCGCAGTGCCGCGTCCTTCCGCCCCGGTGGCGCCCAGGCCGGGTACCTGCAGCCGGCGATCGACCAGGCCTGGTCGTACTACACCGCGAACCAGTTCACCCTGACCCGGCTCAACCAGACCTTCACCGGCCGGGTCGTCAACGGGCGCCTGCAGTTCACCAAGGACGGCGCCGGGCCGTACTTCCTGAGCAAGCCCACCACCGCGGACGTGACGGCCTGCGCCGGAGCCCTCGCGTCGGCCGGGATGAACACCACCGAGCTGGAACTCGGCGCCGAGTTCTGCGCCGCCTTCAACCGCGGCGTCGCGATCGACACCGCCAAGTGGTACGCCCCGGGCGCGTACTACCCGGCCGCCACCGCGAAGAACGACTACGCCGGGTTCTTCCACACCGTCGGCCTCGGCCACCGGGCCTACGGATTCGCCTACGACGACATCAACGACCAGAGCTCGGTGCGGATCCTGCCCAACGCCGACCCGCCGAGCCGGCTCACCATCGGGATCGGCGGGTAG
- a CDS encoding sulfatase yields MSRNDRNLVGRRGFLAGAAAVAAAPSLGALAAATPAAAAPAASAARPNILVILTDDQPKQTEWATPKTVAWLADQGVRFTAGHVATPLCAPSRSSIFSGRQAHNHGVLDNSSPYNLDQHTTVQRYLKQAGYRTGLFGKYLNAWHAADNPPHFEEWLLESPVVYNDGTWNDNGTLRTIPGYSTTVIKNRTLAFLDKAATDQRPWFAFVAPKASHEPNTPEAKYADTPVPAWNGRPGVTEPDRSDKPDFIQDATGTLADGQALRRRQLRTLLSVDDAVQAFHDKLAALGQLENTLVFYLGDNGYTWADHGWLKKSVPYRPSIEVPFYVSWPAGGLGSGTVDNRIVANIDIAPTILDAAGITPDTPQDGHSLLTGYSRDHLLVEWWKHGTAAGGPHTWSSYVSDTEQYTEYYQIHTDAAGKPAGTGSVLFREYYDLVDDPHQLTNKLYQATPQQEQQLGIPALAADRSA; encoded by the coding sequence ATGAGCCGGAACGACCGGAACCTCGTCGGACGGCGGGGATTCCTCGCCGGAGCAGCCGCCGTCGCCGCCGCACCCTCCCTGGGCGCCCTGGCCGCGGCCACCCCGGCGGCGGCCGCCCCCGCCGCGTCCGCCGCGCGCCCCAACATCCTGGTCATCCTCACCGACGACCAGCCCAAGCAGACCGAGTGGGCCACCCCGAAAACCGTCGCCTGGCTCGCCGACCAGGGTGTACGGTTCACCGCCGGCCACGTCGCGACCCCGCTCTGCGCGCCGTCCCGCTCGTCGATCTTCTCCGGCCGCCAGGCCCACAACCACGGCGTGCTCGACAACTCCTCGCCGTACAACCTCGACCAGCACACCACCGTGCAGCGCTACCTCAAGCAGGCCGGTTACCGCACCGGCCTGTTCGGCAAGTACCTGAACGCGTGGCACGCCGCCGACAACCCGCCGCACTTCGAGGAGTGGCTGCTGGAGAGCCCGGTGGTCTACAACGACGGCACCTGGAACGACAACGGCACGCTGCGCACCATCCCCGGCTACAGCACCACGGTCATCAAGAACCGCACCCTGGCCTTCCTGGACAAGGCCGCCACCGACCAGCGCCCGTGGTTCGCGTTCGTCGCGCCCAAGGCCTCGCACGAGCCGAACACGCCCGAGGCGAAGTACGCCGACACTCCCGTCCCCGCCTGGAACGGCCGCCCGGGCGTCACCGAGCCCGACCGCAGCGACAAGCCGGACTTCATCCAGGACGCCACCGGCACCCTGGCCGACGGGCAGGCGCTGCGCCGCCGCCAGCTCCGCACCCTGCTCTCGGTCGACGACGCGGTGCAGGCCTTCCACGACAAGCTGGCCGCGCTCGGCCAGTTGGAGAACACCCTGGTCTTCTACCTCGGCGACAACGGGTACACCTGGGCCGACCACGGGTGGCTGAAGAAGTCGGTGCCCTACCGGCCCTCGATCGAGGTGCCGTTCTACGTCTCCTGGCCCGCCGGCGGCCTCGGCTCCGGCACCGTCGACAACCGGATCGTGGCCAACATCGACATCGCCCCGACCATCCTGGACGCGGCCGGCATCACGCCCGACACCCCGCAGGACGGTCACTCGCTGCTGACCGGGTACAGCCGCGACCACCTGCTCGTCGAGTGGTGGAAGCACGGCACGGCGGCCGGCGGCCCGCACACCTGGTCCTCGTACGTCAGCGACACCGAGCAGTACACCGAGTACTACCAGATCCACACCGACGCGGCCGGCAAGCCCGCCGGCACCGGATCGGTGCTGTTCCGCGAGTACTACGATCTCGTCGACGACCCGCACCAGCTGACCAACAAGCTCTACCAGGCCACCCCGCAGCAGGAGCAGCAGCTCGGCATCCCGGCGCTGGCCGCCGACCGCTCGGCCTGA